One Mycobacterium dioxanotrophicus DNA window includes the following coding sequences:
- a CDS encoding PPE domain-containing protein: protein MVNISFEPPALVAHGRELQDDAAGHAPSCSQCQPAAPDQVSTAVAASFTAWATGLELLIAHSMAQRAAGGMAVATTGVALDQSDADAAAVISSYGQAQPSSAAPVLPTGPGQMPSLPAAPPVPAAPAPMPAENWAAVIHGGPGSEPLRTLASQFRTLATELDKQSGDTKRAAQGVDANWNAGNQPAGRNISDHASWLADVANYARTLAASAESAASTVDNARTATPTPETFQALREEYRTALQKFNASAGVVSEPLVVAKANLSTAQAEAVTAQASYAAAANVDTVTVPPPPSVPPPIVGGTPGTATPENKPESSTEAEEKDELEATFKEVKDEPGAGDPDTEDDPGTTSQPDPAGQPSGDIAAAEQSDIPNEPTAAQTALTPATDATANTAGNVLGSILGAVSQSAGGASGMMPGGGASPLSALSGMPSLPSLGGMPGTGGEGLPSPEDMGFDDLGPSDLGTTPASSGGGGGGGGGLPAGGPSSSVSAAAPGAAIAPPAAPAASAPAPTAGRVGGPMMGGMYPPMMGGMGGNNTPERDKDLHPDKRVVHRDHANTEPVFGELEQVRKRPGRRKSSKTQEETDGDTTD, encoded by the coding sequence GTGGTTAACATTTCGTTCGAACCGCCCGCCCTGGTCGCCCATGGCCGCGAGTTGCAGGACGACGCGGCCGGACATGCACCCTCCTGCTCGCAGTGCCAGCCGGCGGCCCCCGACCAGGTGTCGACCGCTGTGGCCGCCTCGTTCACCGCATGGGCTACGGGCCTGGAACTGCTCATCGCGCATTCGATGGCCCAGCGCGCCGCCGGAGGAATGGCCGTGGCCACCACCGGGGTGGCACTGGACCAGAGCGACGCCGATGCCGCCGCGGTGATCTCGAGCTATGGACAGGCCCAGCCCTCCTCGGCGGCGCCTGTCCTGCCCACCGGGCCTGGCCAGATGCCGTCGTTACCGGCCGCTCCGCCGGTTCCGGCCGCGCCCGCACCGATGCCGGCCGAGAACTGGGCGGCGGTCATCCACGGCGGGCCGGGATCGGAGCCGCTGCGCACGCTGGCGAGCCAGTTCCGCACGCTGGCAACGGAGCTGGACAAGCAGTCCGGTGACACCAAGCGGGCGGCTCAAGGGGTCGACGCGAACTGGAACGCAGGCAACCAACCCGCAGGCCGCAACATTTCCGACCACGCCTCGTGGCTGGCCGATGTCGCGAACTACGCCAGAACGCTGGCCGCCTCGGCAGAATCGGCGGCCAGCACCGTCGACAACGCCCGCACCGCCACTCCGACACCGGAGACGTTCCAGGCATTGCGTGAGGAGTACCGCACCGCGCTGCAGAAGTTCAACGCCAGCGCCGGTGTGGTCAGTGAGCCGTTGGTGGTGGCCAAGGCCAACCTCTCCACCGCGCAGGCTGAGGCTGTGACGGCACAGGCCAGCTATGCGGCGGCCGCCAACGTCGACACGGTGACCGTGCCGCCGCCGCCGTCGGTGCCCCCGCCGATCGTGGGGGGCACACCGGGCACCGCCACGCCTGAGAACAAACCCGAGTCGAGCACCGAGGCTGAGGAGAAGGACGAGCTGGAGGCCACGTTCAAGGAGGTCAAGGACGAACCCGGGGCTGGCGATCCGGACACCGAGGACGATCCGGGAACCACCAGCCAGCCCGATCCGGCAGGGCAACCGAGCGGCGACATCGCCGCAGCAGAGCAGTCCGACATTCCCAATGAGCCGACTGCGGCCCAGACGGCGCTGACTCCGGCCACCGACGCCACCGCCAACACCGCGGGCAACGTCCTGGGCTCGATTCTGGGTGCGGTGAGCCAATCTGCGGGCGGCGCCTCCGGGATGATGCCCGGTGGGGGAGCTTCTCCGCTGTCTGCGCTGTCGGGGATGCCGAGTTTGCCCAGCCTGGGTGGCATGCCCGGCACCGGCGGTGAGGGCTTGCCGTCCCCGGAGGACATGGGCTTTGACGACCTCGGCCCGAGTGACCTGGGCACCACTCCGGCCAGCAGTGGCGGTGGTGGTGGCGGCGGTGGCGGGTTGCCCGCTGGCGGCCCGTCGAGTTCGGTGTCGGCGGCCGCACCCGGTGCTGCGATCGCTCCACCGGCCGCGCCGGCGGCGTCGGCTCCAGCACCGACCGCTGGCCGGGTCGGTGGGCCGATGATGGGTGGCATGTATCCGCCGATGATGGGCGGTATGGGGGGCAACAACACCCCGGAGAGAGACAAAGACCTACATCCCGATAAGCGGGTCGTACATCGCGATCACGCCAACACCGAGCCGGTGTTCGGGGAGTTGGAACAAGTGAGGAAGCGTCCTGGCCGGCGTAAGTCGTCCAAGACTCAGGAGGAGACCGATGGCGACACCACCGATTAA
- a CDS encoding type VII secretion target, producing MSTDQISLDPEAAAALADRWDTYADELAQYVASTQPDIEQLSSQLGPIYSAFIQAKALETTERGLSYERVIAWARAHAQKLRNHRTGFEVADGDTARAIDAAVQI from the coding sequence ATGAGCACTGATCAGATCAGTCTGGACCCTGAGGCCGCGGCGGCCCTGGCCGACCGTTGGGACACCTACGCCGACGAGCTGGCTCAATACGTGGCGTCGACACAGCCCGACATCGAGCAGTTGAGCAGTCAGCTGGGGCCGATCTACTCGGCGTTCATTCAGGCCAAGGCGCTGGAGACGACCGAACGCGGTCTGAGTTATGAGCGCGTCATCGCCTGGGCTCGTGCGCACGCGCAGAAACTGCGTAATCATCGGACGGGATTCGAGGTCGCTGACGGCGACACCGCCCGCGCCATCGACGCCGCGGTGCAGATCTGA